The following coding sequences lie in one Lolium perenne isolate Kyuss_39 chromosome 2, Kyuss_2.0, whole genome shotgun sequence genomic window:
- the LOC127335559 gene encoding peroxygenase-like — protein sequence MATTRTEGKGDAGGRTEGEGNVAGSKDSLKMVALQAPVTLERPVRGDLEEHVPKPYLARALAAPDIYHPEGTTDDHRHHHNMSVLQQHAAFFDRDDDGIIYPWETYSGCRAVGFNVLMSAIIGLLVNLVMSYPTLPGRLPSPLLPIYVHNIHKCKRASDTGTYDKEGRFMPVNFENIFSKYGRTYPDRLSYGELWRMTEGCREAFDFFGWVAMKLEWSILYVLARDKDGYLSREAIRRMYDGSLFEYLERQRHAQQEHVKMS from the exons ATGGCCACCACCAGGACGGAAGGCAAGGGCGACGCCGGCGGCAGGACGGAGGGGGAGGGCAACGTCGCCGGCAGCAAGGACTCCCTGAAGATGGTGGCACTGCAGGCACCGGTCACCCTCGAGCGCCCCGTCCGCGGCGACCTCGAGGAGCACGTCCCCAAGCCAT ATTTGGCGAGAGCTCTGGCGGCTCCGGACATCTACCACCCGGAGGGGACGACGGACgatcaccgccaccaccacaacaTGAGCGTGCTGCAGCAGCACGCcgccttcttcgaccgcgacgacGACGGCATCATCTATCCATGGGAGACTTACAGCG GATGCCGTGCGGTTGGGTTCAACGTGCTCATGTCTGCCATCATCGGTCTGCTCGTGAACCTGGTCATGAGCTATCCCACCCTGCCT GGTCGGCTGCCGTCCCCGCTGTTGCCAATTTATGTCCACAACATCCACAAGTGCAAGCGCGCGAGTGACACGGGGACCTACGACAAAGAGGGCCG GTTCATGCCGGTGAATTTCGAGAACATCTTCAGCAAGTACGGCCGCACGTACCCCGACAGGCTCAGCTACGGGGAGCTGTGGCGGATGACCGAGGGGTGCCGGGAGGCATTCGACTTCTTCGGCTG GGTTGCGATGAAGCTGGAGTGGTCGATCCTGTACGTGCTGGCGAGGGACAAGGACGGGTACCTGTCGAGGGAGGCCATCCGGCGCATGTACGACGGGAGCCTCTTCGAGTACCTGGAGAGGCAGCGCCATGCCCAGCAGGAGCACGTCAAGATGTCCTAG